A window of the Hevea brasiliensis isolate MT/VB/25A 57/8 chromosome 6, ASM3005281v1, whole genome shotgun sequence genome harbors these coding sequences:
- the LOC110631959 gene encoding aromatic aminotransferase ISS1, with protein sequence MGSYGKLATRALETEMPVMVQIQELIRGAKNAMSLAQGVVHWQPPKQALEKVKELVWDPSISRYGADEGITELREALTVKLRKENKLVKSSVMVTAGANQAFVNLVLALCDAGDSVVMFAPYYFNAYMSFQMTGVTNILVGPGNVKTLHPDAEWLKRTLSETRPVPKVVTVVNPGNPTGTYIPEPLLKRISDLCREAGSWLVVDNTYEYFMYDGLKHSCIEGDHVVNIFSFSKAYGMMGWRVGYIAYPSEVEGFATQLLKIQDNIPICASLLSQHLALYSLEMGPEWVTERVKDLVRNREILLKALSPLGEDAVKGGEGAIYLWAKLPEKYLDDFKVVRWLATRHGVVVIPGGACGCPGHIRISFGGLIEADCKAAAERLRIGLEELVNHGITELTVLQPIQY encoded by the exons ATGGGTTCCTATGGAAAGCTTGCCACGAGGGCTTTGGAGACTGAGATGCCGGTCATGGTTCAG ATACAGGAATTGATCCGAGGAGCGAAAAATGCCATGTCTTTGGCCCAG GGGGTTGTTCATTGGCAACCGCCCAAACAGGCATTAGAAAAGGTGAAAGAACTTGTATGGGACCCTTCAATTAGTCGTTATGGTGCTGATGAGGGTATCACTGAACTCAGGGAGGCATTGACAGTGAAG CTGCGAAAGGAAAATAAATTGGTGAAATCTTCAGTTATGGTTACTGCTGGTGCAAATCAG GCATTTGTGAATCTTGTTCTTGCATTGTGTGATGCTGGGGATTCTGTAGTCATGTTTGCTCCATACTATTTCAATGCATATATGTCCTTCCAGATGACAGGCGTCACTAATATTTTAGTGGGTCCTGGTAATGTGAAGACACTTCATCCAGATGCAG AATGGTTGAAAAGGACACTGTCAGAAACTAGACCAGTTCCAAAGGTCGTGACTGTTGTTAACCCTGGTAACCCAACGGGGACATACATTCCAGAGCCCCTTCTCaag AGGATTTCAGATCTATGCAGAGAAGCTGGATCCTGGCTTGTTGTAGATAATACTTATGA gtattttatgtacgATGGTCTAAAACATTCCTGCATAGAAGGCGATCATGTTGTCAACATCTTTTCCTTCTCAAAAGCCTATGGGATGATGGGATGGCGAGTTGGATAT ATAGCATATCCATCAGAAGTGGAGGGCTTTGCAACTCAACTCCTCAAGATTCAGGACAACATACCAATCTGTGCCTCATTACTTTCACAGCATCTGGCCCTCTACTCCTTAGAAATGGGACCTGAGTGGGTCACTGAGCGAGTGAAAGATCTTGTGAGGAACAGAGAAATTCTTCTGAAAGCTCTCTCCCCTTTAGGGGAAGATGCTGTGAAAGGTGGAGAAGGTGCAATTTACCTATGGGCAAAGCTTCCTGAAAAATATCTTGATGATTTTAAAGTGGTTCGCTGGCTTGCTACAAGGCATGGGGTGGTTGTGATTCCAGGAGGTGCTTGTGGATGCCCAGGGCATATTAGGATCTCCTTTGGGGGCTTGATAGAGGCTGATTGTAAAGCTGCTGCAGAGAGGCTGAGGATAGGGTTAGAAGAACTAGTGAACCATGGAATAACAGAGTTAACTGTTTTACAGCCCATTCAATATTGA